In Herbaspirillum sp. WKF16, one genomic interval encodes:
- a CDS encoding FUSC family protein: protein MEFNFITPRKNALAYLVKILSGCLILWYGLRAAGIEEPYWAMISLIIVTEPDMTVAKANFRARLINTLSGCVVSCIALVIFGPTFLAMLVALTAAVIVAMLLQNYPSNWRLGPATVVILLSAAFSGNGLNQELHLAFMRVGEVIVGSTVALLQTVIYIWLVKHRQGHDGPPPPA from the coding sequence ATGGAATTCAACTTCATCACTCCCCGCAAGAACGCCCTGGCTTACCTGGTCAAGATCCTCTCCGGCTGCCTGATCCTGTGGTACGGCCTGCGCGCGGCCGGCATCGAGGAGCCGTACTGGGCGATGATCTCGCTGATCATCGTCACCGAACCCGACATGACGGTGGCCAAGGCCAATTTCCGCGCGCGCCTGATCAACACCCTCTCCGGCTGCGTGGTGTCGTGCATCGCGCTGGTGATCTTCGGCCCGACCTTCCTGGCCATGCTGGTGGCGCTGACGGCCGCCGTGATCGTGGCCATGCTGCTGCAGAACTACCCCAGCAACTGGCGCCTGGGGCCGGCCACGGTGGTGATCCTGCTCTCGGCCGCCTTCAGCGGCAACGGCCTGAACCAGGAGCTGCACCTGGCATTCATGCGGGTGGGCGAAGTCATCGTCGGCAGCACGGTGGCCTTGCTGCAGACCGTGATCTACATCTGGCTGGTCAAGCACCGGCAAGGCCATGACGGCCCCCCGCCACCCGCCTGA
- a CDS encoding GNAT family N-acetyltransferase, whose protein sequence is MTAPRHPPEAGVLRGARVLLRPWRAADRAPFAAINADPRVMRHFPATLTRADSDAVAERIQAHFDEHGFGPWALEIPGVTGFAGFAGLLKVSFDARFTPAVEIGWRLDAGLWGRGYASEAAALALHYGFTALALPEIVSFTVPANHRSLAVMQRLGMHCDIREDFLHPRLPPQHPLRLHRLYRIGREEWMERQPL, encoded by the coding sequence ATGACGGCCCCCCGCCACCCGCCTGAGGCCGGCGTGCTGCGAGGCGCGCGGGTGCTGCTGCGCCCCTGGCGCGCGGCCGACCGCGCGCCTTTCGCCGCCATCAACGCCGATCCCCGCGTGATGCGGCATTTCCCCGCCACGCTCACCCGGGCCGACAGCGATGCCGTGGCCGAACGCATCCAGGCGCATTTCGATGAACACGGCTTTGGCCCCTGGGCGCTGGAGATTCCCGGCGTGACCGGATTCGCCGGATTCGCGGGACTGCTCAAGGTCTCCTTCGACGCCCGCTTCACGCCGGCCGTGGAGATCGGCTGGCGGCTCGACGCCGGCCTGTGGGGCCGCGGCTATGCCAGCGAAGCGGCGGCGCTGGCGCTGCACTACGGCTTCACCGCGCTGGCCCTGCCGGAAATCGTCTCCTTCACGGTGCCCGCCAACCATCGCTCGCTGGCGGTGATGCAGCGGCTGGGCATGCACTGCGACATCCGCGAAGACTTCCTGCATCCGCGCCTGCCCCCGCAACATCCGCTGCGGCTGCACCGCCTGTATCGGATCGGACGAGAGGAATGGATGGAGCGCCAGCCCCTTTGA
- a CDS encoding cell envelope biogenesis protein OmpA has product MEGGKEQNFWPGFVDALSNVVLVMIFVVVVFVVTLFYYSQKLAQMKVSKLVSQSQTQAVQGVAKSKQNDLIKTPDGADVNVSDSKAERDRAEEVVQLKREVADLKAKLAAAPLQSDAGSMRSAAAPSSPNAIQVKTDPTKSEIAPGVKIDANDKAVVLNFDADSTQLSGDGTKALDRSIGDWVKRVKSSQGKIVVTGVISSGGYSDSRRRAYYRTVAVRNYLIDAGVEKERVVSRVATAENGDENASRVIVQYQAGAK; this is encoded by the coding sequence ATGGAGGGAGGAAAGGAACAGAATTTCTGGCCAGGCTTCGTGGACGCGCTGTCCAACGTGGTGCTGGTCATGATCTTCGTGGTCGTGGTGTTCGTCGTCACGCTGTTCTACTACTCGCAGAAGCTGGCCCAGATGAAGGTCAGCAAGCTGGTGTCGCAAAGCCAGACGCAGGCGGTGCAGGGCGTGGCCAAGAGCAAGCAGAACGATCTCATCAAGACGCCCGACGGCGCCGACGTCAACGTCTCCGACAGCAAGGCCGAGCGCGACCGCGCCGAGGAAGTGGTGCAGTTGAAGCGTGAAGTGGCCGACCTGAAAGCCAAGCTGGCCGCGGCGCCGCTGCAGTCGGACGCCGGCAGCATGCGCAGCGCGGCGGCGCCGTCCAGCCCGAACGCGATCCAGGTCAAGACCGATCCGACCAAGAGCGAAATCGCGCCGGGCGTGAAGATCGACGCCAACGACAAGGCCGTGGTGCTCAACTTCGACGCCGATTCCACGCAGTTGTCGGGCGACGGCACCAAGGCGCTGGATCGCAGCATCGGCGACTGGGTCAAGCGCGTCAAATCCAGCCAGGGCAAGATCGTGGTGACCGGCGTCATCAGCAGCGGCGGCTACAGCGACAGTCGCCGTCGCGCCTACTACCGGACCGTGGCCGTGCGCAATTACCTGATCGACGCCGGCGTCGAAAAGGAACGCGTGGTGAGCCGCGTGGCCACCGCCGAGAACGGCGATGAAAACGCCTCGCGCGTGATCGTCCAATACCAGGCAGGTGCAAAGTGA
- a CDS encoding outer membrane lipoprotein — MKKLLSIAVLGALVAGCAVAPNSASVYNTRQAQGEQTVRMGVVESIRNVTIDKGSTGVGTLGGAALGGIAAGSSIGGGNGALAAGIVGALAGGVLGNQAEAHLNNRPGLEITVRLDNGELRAITQDADEPFRIGERVRLLSNGRTTRVTH; from the coding sequence ATGAAAAAATTATTGTCGATCGCAGTATTGGGCGCCCTGGTGGCGGGTTGCGCCGTCGCGCCGAACTCGGCCAGCGTCTATAACACCCGCCAGGCGCAGGGTGAGCAGACCGTGCGCATGGGCGTGGTCGAATCCATCCGCAACGTGACCATTGACAAGGGATCGACCGGCGTCGGCACCCTGGGCGGCGCGGCGCTGGGTGGCATCGCCGCAGGTTCCAGCATCGGCGGCGGCAACGGCGCGCTGGCGGCCGGCATCGTCGGCGCCTTGGCCGGCGGCGTCCTGGGCAACCAGGCCGAAGCCCACCTGAACAATCGCCCTGGCCTGGAAATCACCGTGCGCCTGGACAACGGCGAACTGCGCGCCATCACCCAGGACGCCGACGAGCCGTTCCGCATCGGCGAACGCGTGCGCCTGCTGTCCAACGGCCGCACCACCCGCGTGACGCACTGA
- the htpG gene encoding molecular chaperone HtpG: protein MATEKQTMGFQAEVKQLLQLMIHSLYSNKEIFLRELVSNASDAADKLRFEAINDGSLFEDDPELKIKIAVDPAARTITISDNGIGMNRDEAISHLGTIAKSGTKEFFSRLSGDQQKDAALIGQFGVGFYSGFIIADRITVETRRAGAPADQGVRWESEGAGDFSVEAIDKPGRGTDIILHLREGEDEFLSAWQIKSIVRKYSDHISLPILMNKEEWDEEKKASVATDELETVNQASALWTRSKSDITPEQYEEFYKHVSHDFGAPLAYTHNRVEGRSEYTQLLYIPARAPFDMWDRNKRGGIKLYVKRVFIMDDAEQLMPVYLRFVKGVIDSADLPLNVSREILQESRDVRAIREGSTKRVLSLLEELANSDEQEQKDKYAGFWTEFGQVLKEGIGEDAANKERVAKLLRFASTHNDSEAQSVSLADYVGRMKEGQDKIYYVTAENYQAGKNSPHLEIFRKKGVEVLLMTDRVDEWLLSFLTEFDGRELASVAKGGLDLGQLENEAEKKQHEQTQADYQELVGKMKQALADKAKDVRVTFRLTDSPACLVADENELSGNLLRMLKAAGQNAPESKPTLEINPDHPLVQRLKYEQARFDDWSHLLFDQALLAEGGALGDPSGFVKRLNDMLLGMAAK, encoded by the coding sequence ATGGCCACCGAAAAACAGACCATGGGCTTCCAGGCGGAAGTCAAGCAACTGCTGCAGCTGATGATCCACTCGCTGTATTCCAACAAGGAAATATTCCTGCGCGAGCTGGTCTCCAACGCCTCCGACGCCGCCGACAAGCTGCGCTTCGAGGCCATCAACGACGGCAGCCTGTTCGAGGACGATCCGGAGCTGAAGATCAAGATCGCCGTCGATCCCGCGGCGCGCACCATCACCATTTCCGACAACGGCATCGGCATGAACCGCGACGAGGCGATCTCCCACCTCGGCACCATCGCCAAGTCCGGCACCAAGGAATTCTTCTCCCGGCTCTCGGGCGACCAGCAGAAGGATGCGGCCCTGATCGGCCAGTTCGGCGTGGGTTTCTATTCCGGCTTCATCATCGCCGACCGCATCACGGTGGAAACGCGTCGCGCCGGCGCCCCGGCCGACCAGGGCGTGCGCTGGGAATCCGAAGGCGCCGGCGACTTCTCGGTGGAAGCCATCGACAAGCCCGGCCGCGGCACCGACATCATCCTGCACCTGCGCGAAGGCGAGGACGAGTTCCTCTCGGCCTGGCAGATCAAGTCCATCGTGCGCAAGTATTCCGACCACATCTCGCTGCCCATCCTGATGAACAAGGAAGAATGGGACGAGGAGAAGAAGGCCAGCGTCGCCACCGACGAACTGGAAACCGTCAACCAGGCCAGCGCCCTGTGGACCCGCAGCAAGTCCGACATCACGCCGGAACAGTACGAGGAGTTCTACAAGCACGTCTCGCACGACTTCGGCGCCCCGCTGGCCTACACCCACAACCGCGTGGAAGGCCGCAGCGAATACACCCAGCTGCTCTACATCCCGGCGCGCGCGCCGTTCGACATGTGGGACCGCAACAAGCGCGGCGGCATCAAGCTCTACGTCAAGCGCGTGTTCATCATGGACGATGCCGAGCAGTTGATGCCGGTCTACCTGCGCTTCGTCAAGGGCGTGATCGATTCGGCCGACCTGCCGCTGAACGTGTCGCGCGAGATCCTGCAGGAGTCGCGCGACGTGCGCGCCATCCGCGAAGGCTCCACCAAGCGCGTGCTGAGCCTGCTGGAAGAACTGGCCAACAGCGATGAGCAGGAGCAGAAGGACAAGTACGCCGGTTTCTGGACCGAGTTCGGCCAGGTGCTCAAGGAAGGCATCGGCGAGGACGCTGCCAACAAGGAGCGCGTGGCCAAGCTGCTGCGCTTCGCGTCCACCCACAACGACAGCGAGGCCCAGAGCGTATCGCTGGCCGACTACGTGGGCCGCATGAAGGAAGGCCAGGACAAGATCTACTACGTCACCGCAGAGAACTACCAGGCCGGCAAGAACAGCCCGCACCTGGAGATCTTCCGCAAGAAGGGCGTGGAAGTGCTGCTCATGACCGACCGCGTGGATGAGTGGCTGCTGTCCTTCCTGACCGAGTTCGACGGCCGCGAGCTGGCCTCGGTGGCCAAGGGCGGCCTCGATCTCGGCCAGTTGGAAAACGAAGCCGAGAAGAAGCAGCATGAGCAAACCCAGGCCGATTACCAGGAGCTGGTCGGGAAGATGAAGCAGGCGCTGGCCGACAAGGCCAAGGACGTGCGCGTCACCTTCCGCCTGACCGACTCCCCCGCCTGCCTGGTGGCCGACGAGAACGAGCTGTCGGGCAACCTGCTGCGCATGCTCAAGGCGGCCGGCCAGAACGCGCCCGAGTCCAAGCCGACCCTGGAAATCAACCCGGACCACCCGCTGGTGCAGCGCCTGAAGTACGAGCAGGCGCGCTTCGACGACTGGTCGCACCTGCTGTTCGATCAGGCCCTGCTGGCCGAAGGCGGCGCCCTGGGCGACCCGTCCGGCTTCGTCAAGCGCTTGAACGACATGCTGCTGGGCATGGCCGCGAAATAA
- a CDS encoding biopolymer transporter ExbB — MKNLRQFYALAAIPTLLLLLGGFLFRDFVLHAIHINPFLNLFIISVALFGVALIGYNLWRVNWEHDKLMQFYARTKAGESMDDLVKAPEFAGTEIGQVLVSVASTKGRLTSRIEQETIESSLSDLRAHLEAKTEFPQFLTGFMIALGLLGTFIGLLETLVGTAALIDGFGKAAGGGDMDASFMRLVADLQKPLASMGTAFSASMFGLIGSLALGLTLTPLRGAGKKLVARARECISDMVQHVVHDMSGPAATQRQGVSETFLAEFLQDLMVLQRESIMAARNSSEASLQAGIKLEGLNERLNNIVQLFTDSMEESRNLRQLVAFGPRMHETAQLTLEEIRNVGQIINTKITSARDLSDSLSSLEERLSINGDIANRTFEVLPQIVSNIQAGQSALSVSLTSLQAQQTEISNMNEKNAQNIAQLPALLNQISIRLADEMGAIQYQGEIQSTVAARLNELGSTIGENSSNMARDALSARQLQIDLAKHMAMQNDRVKNLGAIPQSLTSITEALMRQNINWQTVIEEMRTGRQTMVKDLRLELREAIREMSANRGVQP, encoded by the coding sequence ATGAAAAACCTTCGTCAATTCTATGCACTTGCAGCCATCCCGACGCTACTGCTGCTGTTGGGTGGATTCCTGTTCCGGGACTTCGTCCTGCACGCGATTCACATCAACCCGTTCCTGAACCTGTTCATCATTTCGGTGGCGCTGTTCGGCGTGGCGCTGATCGGCTACAACCTGTGGCGCGTGAACTGGGAGCATGACAAGCTGATGCAGTTCTATGCGCGCACCAAGGCCGGCGAGTCGATGGACGACCTGGTCAAGGCGCCCGAGTTCGCCGGCACCGAGATCGGCCAGGTCCTGGTCAGCGTGGCCAGCACCAAGGGCCGCCTGACCTCGCGTATCGAACAGGAGACCATTGAAAGCTCGCTGAGCGACCTGCGCGCCCACCTCGAGGCCAAGACCGAGTTCCCGCAGTTCCTGACCGGCTTCATGATCGCGCTGGGTCTCCTGGGCACCTTTATCGGCCTGCTGGAAACCCTGGTCGGCACCGCCGCGCTGATCGACGGTTTCGGCAAGGCAGCCGGCGGCGGCGACATGGACGCCTCCTTCATGCGCCTGGTGGCCGACCTGCAAAAGCCGTTGGCCTCGATGGGCACCGCCTTCTCGGCCTCGATGTTCGGCCTGATCGGTTCGCTCGCCCTGGGCCTGACGCTGACCCCGCTGCGCGGCGCCGGCAAGAAGCTGGTGGCGCGCGCGCGCGAGTGCATCAGCGACATGGTGCAGCACGTGGTGCACGACATGTCCGGCCCGGCGGCGACGCAACGCCAGGGCGTGTCGGAAACCTTCCTGGCCGAGTTCCTGCAGGATCTGATGGTGCTGCAGCGCGAGTCCATCATGGCCGCGCGCAACAGTTCGGAAGCCTCGCTGCAGGCCGGCATCAAGCTGGAAGGCCTGAACGAGCGCTTGAACAATATCGTCCAGCTGTTTACGGACAGCATGGAAGAATCGCGCAACCTGCGCCAGCTGGTCGCCTTCGGCCCGCGCATGCATGAGACCGCGCAGCTGACGCTGGAAGAGATCCGCAACGTCGGCCAGATCATCAACACCAAGATCACCTCGGCGCGCGACCTGTCCGACAGCCTGTCGTCGCTGGAAGAGCGCCTCTCCATCAACGGCGACATCGCCAACCGCACCTTCGAAGTGCTGCCGCAGATCGTCTCCAACATCCAGGCCGGCCAGTCGGCGCTGTCGGTGTCGCTGACCTCGCTGCAGGCGCAGCAGACCGAAATCTCCAACATGAACGAGAAGAATGCGCAGAACATCGCGCAGCTGCCGGCCCTGTTGAACCAGATCTCGATCCGCCTGGCCGACGAGATGGGCGCCATCCAGTACCAGGGCGAAATCCAGTCCACCGTGGCGGCCCGCCTGAACGAGCTGGGCAGCACCATCGGCGAGAACTCCAGCAACATGGCGCGCGACGCCTTGTCGGCGCGCCAGCTGCAGATCGACCTGGCCAAGCACATGGCGATGCAGAACGACCGCGTCAAGAACCTGGGCGCGATCCCGCAATCGCTGACCTCGATCACCGAGGCGCTGATGCGCCAGAACATCAACTGGCAGACCGTCATCGAAGAAATGCGCACCGGCCGCCAGACCATGGTCAAGGACCTGCGCCTGGAACTGCGCGAAGCCATCCGCGAGATGTCCGCCAACCGCGGGGTGCAGCCCTGA
- a CDS encoding Mpo1 family 2-hydroxy fatty acid dioxygenase has protein sequence MNDLSQRRIDQLLARYGESHRNPMNEIIHCVCIPAIVFSLLGLCWSVSPAVALVVAAASLAYYLRLSPPFAVGMMAMAAVMLVLLARLPSGAVLPVSAVVFVLAWIGQFVGHKIEGKKPSFFEDLRFLLVGPLFVLAFLYRRWRIRY, from the coding sequence ATGAACGATCTTTCGCAGCGCCGCATCGACCAGCTGCTCGCGCGCTACGGCGAGAGCCATCGCAATCCGATGAACGAGATCATCCATTGCGTCTGCATCCCGGCCATCGTGTTCTCGCTGCTGGGGCTGTGCTGGTCCGTGTCGCCGGCCGTGGCGCTGGTAGTGGCGGCGGCCTCGCTGGCGTATTACCTGCGCCTGTCGCCACCGTTCGCCGTGGGCATGATGGCGATGGCCGCGGTGATGCTGGTCCTGCTGGCCAGGCTGCCGTCCGGCGCGGTGCTGCCGGTGTCGGCGGTGGTGTTCGTGCTGGCCTGGATCGGGCAGTTCGTCGGCCACAAGATCGAGGGCAAGAAACCGTCTTTTTTTGAGGACCTGCGCTTCTTGCTGGTCGGGCCGCTCTTTGTGCTGGCCTTCCTGTACCGTCGCTGGCGGATCCGCTACTGA
- a CDS encoding HlyD family type I secretion periplasmic adaptor subunit produces MTMSIKPGAAHGIASPGKGFMRRLAPRLDRRLGELRTMPRPRLAVLACAALLLLLLVWSVFAPIDMVVRGAGRIVSSEHNQVIQHLEGGIVSSILVREGAAVKKGQTLISISDVRANADLGEGRVKILGLRAKIARLAAEASGSPGLQMPADLDRADPAVQSEQAAFAARSAKVTQELSVLREQSAQRQAELGEAVSRQKSLASELDLAQRQYKLIHGMLERNAASQLEDIQAQARTQDAQSKLSATNAMIPRLNAAIAESQAKMGEASSRFRSDARTELTAAETELARLQEEIKSRNDRVSRSEVKAPMDGVVNRVMINTIGGVVKPGDPIIEMTPSDDKLVIEAKISPSDRAQLMTGARARVKVSAYDYGVYGAMEGVVTEVSADTVPEERGERFYRVKIEVTRGAGELQRNLALMPGMTATADVIVGRRTVWQYLMSPLSRFSQSAMREPR; encoded by the coding sequence GTGACCATGTCCATCAAGCCCGGCGCCGCCCACGGGATCGCATCCCCGGGCAAGGGCTTCATGCGCCGGCTGGCGCCGCGGCTGGACCGCCGCCTGGGCGAATTGCGCACCATGCCGCGCCCGCGCCTGGCGGTGCTGGCCTGCGCCGCGCTGCTGCTGTTGCTGCTGGTGTGGTCGGTGTTCGCGCCGATCGACATGGTGGTGCGCGGCGCCGGGCGCATCGTTTCCTCCGAACACAACCAGGTGATCCAGCATCTGGAAGGCGGCATCGTCTCTTCCATCCTGGTGCGCGAAGGCGCGGCGGTGAAGAAGGGCCAGACGCTGATCTCGATTTCCGACGTGCGCGCCAACGCCGACCTGGGCGAGGGCCGCGTCAAGATCCTCGGCCTGCGCGCCAAGATCGCCCGTCTCGCGGCCGAGGCATCGGGTTCACCTGGGTTGCAGATGCCGGCCGATCTCGACCGCGCCGACCCGGCGGTGCAAAGCGAGCAGGCGGCCTTCGCCGCGCGCAGCGCCAAGGTGACGCAGGAACTGTCGGTGCTGCGCGAGCAATCGGCGCAGCGCCAGGCCGAGCTGGGCGAGGCGGTCAGCCGCCAGAAAAGCCTGGCCAGCGAACTCGACCTGGCGCAGCGCCAGTACAAGCTGATCCACGGCATGCTGGAGCGCAACGCCGCCTCCCAGCTGGAAGACATCCAGGCCCAGGCGCGCACCCAGGACGCGCAGAGCAAGCTGTCGGCCACCAATGCCATGATCCCGCGCCTGAACGCGGCCATCGCCGAGTCGCAGGCCAAGATGGGCGAGGCCTCCTCGCGCTTCCGTTCCGACGCCCGCACCGAGCTGACCGCGGCTGAAACCGAACTGGCGCGCCTGCAGGAAGAAATCAAGTCGCGCAACGACCGCGTCTCGCGCTCGGAAGTGAAGGCGCCGATGGACGGCGTGGTCAACCGCGTGATGATCAATACCATCGGCGGCGTGGTCAAGCCGGGCGACCCCATCATCGAGATGACGCCCAGCGATGACAAGCTGGTGATCGAAGCGAAGATTTCGCCGTCCGACCGCGCCCAGCTGATGACCGGCGCGCGCGCCCGGGTCAAGGTCTCGGCCTACGACTACGGCGTCTACGGCGCCATGGAAGGCGTGGTCACCGAGGTGTCGGCCGACACCGTGCCCGAAGAGCGCGGCGAACGCTTCTACCGCGTCAAGATCGAGGTCACCCGCGGCGCCGGCGAGCTCCAGCGCAACCTGGCGCTGATGCCCGGCATGACCGCCACGGCCGACGTGATCGTCGGCCGGCGCACCGTCTGGCAGTACCTGATGTCGCCGTTGTCGCGCTTCTCGCAAAGCGCCATGCGGGAGCCGCGATGA
- a CDS encoding TolC family protein, with product MIVLKSKRFLISLSLGLTAHQFAGAAEELAPLSEPPARTPSAATAPAAVAPASAPAASVPEKLEVPPQIRLGANPAGVAAGEARLPALLPVDAKNGPSPDDEILVLLRQSDAEFSGNTIILPEATIVPEGAPVPRLTLSQVLDLALDNSYSYAATSAQADQARYQANAALGQMGPTLDLRAQKGKEYSSPSSAIDPNTGLVQKASDHKRWDVTVIGRQPVFAPGSYFDYRKSSTLAAAADLRRDDARETLYYNSIKAYYDVMRAYASLSFSRSYSQRMDALLDYMRKRLEGGGASRIDFERVRGRSLTAQAAVAEAEGALESAMVSLNQITGRKIEQVEVPDHMMPSVPDSSKLALNNVYESNPGVRAARRDVEAAGQELKSARAKFSPTLALEWTQQKTRGAGGAIDTSTNSLQLATDRRLMLVMTMNLLNGGSDMYYTKQIDAKYVEKSNTALDLERKLREQIEINYRTLGAVRKRMDISRQAYLTNANVADVFLEQLSTGSKQLLDVLDAYQQAYQARMDFAALLFQQADISYQILRNTGRASSLTTPPAQASK from the coding sequence ATGATAGTTCTCAAAAGCAAGCGTTTTCTAATTAGCCTTTCCTTGGGCTTGACCGCGCACCAATTCGCCGGTGCCGCGGAAGAGCTGGCACCGCTGTCCGAGCCGCCCGCGCGCACGCCGTCCGCGGCGACAGCGCCCGCAGCTGTTGCGCCCGCATCGGCGCCTGCGGCATCCGTCCCCGAGAAACTGGAAGTGCCGCCGCAGATCCGCCTGGGCGCCAATCCGGCCGGCGTCGCCGCCGGCGAGGCCCGCCTGCCGGCGCTGCTACCGGTGGATGCCAAGAACGGCCCCAGCCCGGATGACGAGATCCTGGTGCTGCTGCGCCAATCCGACGCCGAATTCAGCGGCAACACCATCATCCTGCCCGAAGCGACCATCGTTCCCGAAGGCGCCCCGGTTCCCCGGCTGACGCTGTCGCAGGTGCTCGACCTGGCCCTGGACAATAGCTACAGCTACGCCGCCACCTCGGCCCAGGCCGACCAGGCCCGTTACCAGGCCAACGCCGCCCTGGGCCAGATGGGTCCGACCCTGGACTTGCGCGCGCAGAAGGGCAAGGAATACTCGTCGCCGTCCTCAGCCATCGATCCCAACACCGGACTGGTGCAAAAGGCCTCGGACCACAAGCGCTGGGACGTGACGGTGATCGGCCGCCAACCCGTGTTCGCGCCGGGCTCCTACTTCGACTACCGCAAATCCAGCACGCTGGCCGCCGCGGCCGACCTGCGCCGCGACGACGCGCGCGAAACGCTCTATTACAACTCCATCAAGGCCTACTACGACGTGATGCGGGCCTACGCGTCGCTGTCCTTCTCGCGCTCGTATTCGCAGCGCATGGACGCCTTGCTGGACTACATGCGCAAGCGCCTCGAAGGCGGCGGCGCCAGCCGCATCGATTTCGAGCGCGTGCGCGGCCGCTCGCTGACCGCGCAGGCCGCGGTGGCCGAAGCCGAAGGCGCGCTGGAGTCCGCCATGGTTTCTCTGAACCAGATCACCGGCCGCAAGATCGAGCAGGTCGAGGTGCCCGACCACATGATGCCTTCGGTGCCCGACAGCTCGAAGCTGGCGTTGAACAACGTCTACGAGAGCAACCCCGGCGTGCGCGCCGCGCGGCGCGATGTCGAGGCGGCCGGCCAGGAACTGAAGTCGGCGCGCGCCAAGTTCTCGCCGACCCTGGCCCTCGAATGGACGCAGCAGAAGACGCGCGGCGCCGGCGGCGCCATCGACACCAGCACCAACAGCCTGCAGCTGGCGACCGACCGCCGCCTGATGCTGGTGATGACCATGAACCTGCTCAACGGCGGCAGCGACATGTATTACACCAAGCAGATCGACGCCAAGTACGTCGAGAAAAGCAATACCGCGCTGGACCTGGAACGCAAGTTGCGTGAGCAGATCGAGATCAACTACCGCACGCTGGGCGCGGTCAGGAAACGCATGGACATTTCGCGCCAGGCCTACCTGACCAACGCCAATGTCGCCGACGTGTTCCTGGAACAGTTGTCGACCGGCAGCAAGCAGTTGCTGGACGTGCTGGATGCCTATCAACAGGCTTACCAGGCGCGCATGGACTTCGCGGCCCTGCTGTTCCAGCAGGCCGATATCAGTTACCAGATCCTGCGCAATACCGGCCGGGCGTCGTCGCTGACGACGCCGCCGGCGCAGGCATCCAAATAG